The Coffea arabica cultivar ET-39 chromosome 4e, Coffea Arabica ET-39 HiFi, whole genome shotgun sequence genome includes a window with the following:
- the LOC113742611 gene encoding protein NRT1/ PTR FAMILY 1.2, translated as MGMEMESYSSNTGAMDKKEKLSTTRRKGGLVTMPFIIANEAFEKVASYGVLPNMIFYLMKGYNLSFAKANYVLFLWSAATNFTPTLGAFLADSYSGRFLTISLGCIFSLLGMTVLWLTAMIPGAKPKSCNLIPPCKSATAGQLGLLISSFGLMSIGAGGIRSASMAFGADQLDNKDNPDNERVQESYFGWYYAATSISVLVAFTGIVYIQDKMGMKVGFGVPAILMFLSALLFFLASSFYIKHKATKSLLTGLVQVTVAAYKNRKLALPPLDSSSYHHRKGSRNTGPTEKLMFLNKACVLRNPEDVTPSGVALDPWSLCTVEQVEELKALIRVIPIWSTGIMMSINTSQSSFPVIQASSMNRHVTSNFQIPAGSFVMFMMITISGWLVLYDRAILPLA; from the exons ATGGGAATGGAAATGGAGAGTTATTCAAGTAATACTGGTGCAATGGACAAGAAGGAAAAACTCTCAACAACGAGAAGAAAAGGTGGCCTAGTAACCATGCCATTCATCATAG CAAACGAGGCATTTGAGAAGGTGGCAAGTTATGGGGTGTTGCCAAACATGATATTCTACTTGATGAAAGGCTACAACTTGAGTTTTGCAAAGGCAAACTACGTACTCTTTCTCTGGTCCGCTGCTACCAATTTCACACCGACGCTGGGAGCTTTTCTTGCAGATTCATATTCGGGTCGTTTTCTCACCATTAGCCTGGGTTGTATCTTCAGTCTTCTG GGGATGACTGTGCTCTGGTTAACGGCTATGATTCCAGGAGCAAAGCCTAAATCTTGTAACCTAATTCCGCCATGTAAATCAGCAACAGCAGGACAGTTGGGTTTGTTGATCTCCTCTTTCGGCCTCATGTCGATTGGTGCAGGCGGGATAAGATCAGCTTCCATGGCATTTGGTGCTGATCAACTTGACAACAAAGACAATCCCGATAATGAAAGGGTACAAGAAAGCTATTTTGGCTGGTATTATGCAGCCACTTCAATCTCGGTACTGGTTGCTTTCACGggcattgtttacattcaggaTAAAATGGGAATGAAAGTGGGCTTTGGAGTTCCAGCAATCCTAATGTTTCTCTCTGCTTTGCTCTTCTTCCTTGCTTCTTCATTTTACATCAAACATAAAGCTACCAAAAGCTTGCTCACGGGTCTCGTGCAAGTGACCGTAGCTGCATACAAGAACAGGAAACTAGCCCTCCCTCCTCTGGACTCGAGTTCGTATCATCATCGAAAGGGCTCAAGAAACACCGGGCCGACTGAGAAACTGAT GTTCTTGAATAAAGCATGCGTCCTTAGAAATCCAGAGGATGTTACACCATCAGGAGTTGCTTTGGACCCCTGGAGTCTTTGCACCGTAGAGCAAGTTGAGGAGCTGAAAGCACTCATCAGAGTAATCCCAATATGGTCCACAGGAATCATGATGTCAATAAACACCAGCCAGAGCTCTTTTCCTGTAATTCAGGCTAGCTCCATGAATAGACATGTCACTTCAAACTTCCAAATTCCAGCAGGTTCTTTCGTCATGTTTATGATGATCACTATTTCTGGTTGGCTCGTCCTCTATGATCGTGCAATTCTTCCATTGGCCTGA
- the LOC140005822 gene encoding protein NRT1/ PTR FAMILY 1.2-like, producing MGIGLFFTGLSMVISGVVERVRRRKAIEQGFLNDPQALVDMSAMWLVPQYVAGGFAEAFNAIGQIEFYYSEFPRTMSSVASSLFGLGMAVANVLASAVLSTVDRYTKGEGKESWVSSNINKGRYENYYWLLSILSCVNLICFIICSWAYGPCADDVKREDDIEGNELEEISQLRPRTPLRVMPA from the coding sequence ATGGGAATTGGATTATTCTTCACTGGGCTCTCGATGGTAATTTCTGGTGTTGTAGAGCGCGTTCGACGAAGAAAAGCAATCGAGCAAGGGTTCCTCAATGATCCACAAGCATTGGTAGACATGTCTGCCATGTGGCTTGTGCCGCAATATGTTGCGGGAGGCTTCGCAGAGGCTTTTAATGCGATTGGCCAAATAGAATTCTATTATTCTGAGTTTCCCAGAACCATGTCAAGTGTTGCATCGTCTCTATTTGGACTAGGAATGGCTGTGGCAAATGTATTGGCAAGTGCTGTACTAAGCACTGTCGATAGATACACCAAAGGAGAAGGAAAAGAGAGTTGGGTTTCAAGCAATATCAACAAGGGTCGTTATGAGAACTACTACTGGCTTCTTTCTATCTTGAGTTGTGTTAATTTGATTTGCTTCATTATCTGTAGCTGGGCTTATGGACCTTGTGCTGATGATGTCAAAAGGGAGGATGACATTGAAGGGAATGAATTGGAAGAAATATCACAATTGAGACCGAGGACACCACTAAGAGTGATGCCGGCTTGA
- the LOC113742609 gene encoding probable CoA ligase CCL8 isoform X2 produces MVRVAINKLSGNCRNYCSHLSMTSFNPKPAFNCQLQLLISLRRLPKNSSSSFVKTRILCPLPLLQVFRENPTNPTSQVRFLSSASRSNLLMELVKAVASKGSQTGQSIAVRSEQKSYSYHQLISSAWRISTLLCNGGLKTAVDLKGNKHLGGIRIGIVAKPCAEFVAGILGTWLSGGVAVPLALSYPEAELLHVMNDSDVSMILSTEDHQEILKDVAAKTAAHFSLLPPVVSTSTELDQSHNGELNVIERVQGIENFSEIEDEKPALILYTSGTTGKPKGVVHTHGSILAQVQMLANAWEYSPSDQFLHCLPLHHVHGLFNALLAPLYAGSVVEFMPKFSVRGIWQRWRESYPRKETKVDDAITVFTGVPTMYTRLIQGYEAMDPELQAISALAAGQLRLMMCGSSALPLPIMQQWEAITGHRLLERYGMTEFVMAISNPLRGVRKGGTVGKPLPGVQVKILAEDGSDDDKSGVGELCVKSPSLFKGYWKLPKVTEESFIDGGFFKTGDAVRVDEDGYYIILGRTNADIMKAGGYKLSALEIEAVLLEHPVISECCVLGLPDRDYGEAVCAIVVPDAEVKRKREEELKPALSLEELSTWAKEKLAPYKLPTRLLLWESLPRNAMGKVNKKDLKRKLAADVQ; encoded by the exons ATGGTGAGAGTGGCCATAAATAAATTGAGCGGTAATTGCCGTAATTACTGTTCCCACCTAAGTATGACTTCATTTAATCCCAAGCCAGCCTTCAACTGCCAGCTCCAGCTACTTATTAGTCTCAGACGTCTTCCAAaaaattcatcttcttcttttgtCAAGACCAGAATTTTATGTCCTCTGCCTCTTCTTCAAGTTTTTCGCGAAAATCCCACCAATCCCACTTCCCAAGTTCGGTTTCTTTCCTCCG CATCAAGGAGTAATTTGCTGATGGAGCTGGTCAAAGCAGTTGCAAGCAAAGGGTCTCAAACAGGGCAGAGCATTGCCGTAAGATCTGAACAGAAAAGCTATAGTTACCATCAACTCATATCATCTGCTTGGAGGATTTCTACTCTGTTATGCAATGGTGGTCTGAAAACT GCTGTGGATCTCAAAGGAAATAAGCATCTTGGTGGAATTAGGATAGGCATTGTAGCTAAACCTTGTGCCGAGTTTGTTGCTGGCATACTTGGAACTTGGCTCAGTGGAGGTGTTGCAGTTCCTCTTGCACTTAGCTATCCAGAGGCTGAGCTACTGCATGTTATGAATGATTCT GACGTCTCCATGATTTTGAGTACTGAAGATCATCAGGAAATCTTGAAAGATGTTGCAGCTAAAACTGCAGCTCacttttctcttcttcctccTGTTGTTAGCACATCAACTGAGCTTGATCAGTCACATAACGGAGAGCTGAATGTTATTGAGCGGGTACAGGGAATAGAAAACTTTAGTGAGATCGAAG ATGAGAAACCGGCATTAATACTGTACACTAGTGGCACAACAGGTAAACCAAAAGGAGTTGTTCATACACACGGAAGCATCTTGGCTCAG GTTCAAATGTTGGCAAATGCTTGGGAGTACTCACCTAGTGATCAATTTTTACACTGTTTACCGCTACATCAT GTGCACGGCCTTTTCAATGCTTTGCTTGCTCCTCTATATGCTGGTTCTGTG gtgGAGTTCATGCCAAAATTTAGCGTTAGGGGAATTTGGCAGAGATGGCGGGAATCATATCCAAGAAAAGAGACAAAAGTTGATGATGCTATAACTGTATTTACAGGA GTTCCAACTATGTATACACGATTAATACAAGGTTATGAAGCTATGGATCCTGAGTTACAAGCCATCTCTGCTTTAGCGGCTGGCCAGCTTCGTCTAATG ATGTGTGGCTCCTCTGCACTTCCTCTTCCTATCATGCAGCAGTGGGAAGCCATTACTGGACATCGCCTACTCGAAAGATATGGCATGACTGAG TTTGTCATGGCTATTTCTAATCCCCTAAGAGGTGTAAGGAAAGGTGGAACTGTTGGAAAACCATTGCCAGGTGTGCAG GTCAAGATTCTCGCTGAAGATGGGAGTGATGATGACAAATCAGGGGTGGGTGAACTCTGTGTTAAGAGCCCTTCACTGTTCAAGGGATACTGGAAACTTCCTAAG GTGACTGAGGAATCTTTTATTGATGGGGGGTTTTTCAAGACTGGAGATGCTGTTAGAGTGGATGAAGATGGATATTACATCATTTTGGGAC GTACAAATGCTGATATAATGAAAGCTGGTGGATATAAGTTATCTGCATTGGAAATCGAAGCAGTTCTTTTGGAG CACCCGGTTATCTCAGAATGCTGCGTATTGGGCTTACCGGACAGAGACTATGGAGAGGCTGTGTGTGCAATTGTTGTACCTGATGcagaagtcaaaagaaaaagggaggaaGAGCTTAAGCCTGCCCTTAGCTTAGAGGAATTGTCAACTTGGGCTAAAGAGAAACTTGCTCCATACAAG CTACCTACTCGTTTGTTGCTATGGGAGTCACTACCTCGTAATGCTATGGGAAAG GTGAATAAGAAagatttgaagagaaaattaGCTGCTGATGTACAATAA
- the LOC113742609 gene encoding probable CoA ligase CCL8 isoform X1 has translation MVRVAINKLSGNCRNYCSHLSMTSFNPKPAFNCQLQLLISLRRLPKNSSSSFVKTRILCPLPLLQVFRENPTNPTSQVRFLSSVVSLKLPGYASRSNLLMELVKAVASKGSQTGQSIAVRSEQKSYSYHQLISSAWRISTLLCNGGLKTAVDLKGNKHLGGIRIGIVAKPCAEFVAGILGTWLSGGVAVPLALSYPEAELLHVMNDSDVSMILSTEDHQEILKDVAAKTAAHFSLLPPVVSTSTELDQSHNGELNVIERVQGIENFSEIEDEKPALILYTSGTTGKPKGVVHTHGSILAQVQMLANAWEYSPSDQFLHCLPLHHVHGLFNALLAPLYAGSVVEFMPKFSVRGIWQRWRESYPRKETKVDDAITVFTGVPTMYTRLIQGYEAMDPELQAISALAAGQLRLMMCGSSALPLPIMQQWEAITGHRLLERYGMTEFVMAISNPLRGVRKGGTVGKPLPGVQVKILAEDGSDDDKSGVGELCVKSPSLFKGYWKLPKVTEESFIDGGFFKTGDAVRVDEDGYYIILGRTNADIMKAGGYKLSALEIEAVLLEHPVISECCVLGLPDRDYGEAVCAIVVPDAEVKRKREEELKPALSLEELSTWAKEKLAPYKLPTRLLLWESLPRNAMGKVNKKDLKRKLAADVQ, from the exons ATGGTGAGAGTGGCCATAAATAAATTGAGCGGTAATTGCCGTAATTACTGTTCCCACCTAAGTATGACTTCATTTAATCCCAAGCCAGCCTTCAACTGCCAGCTCCAGCTACTTATTAGTCTCAGACGTCTTCCAAaaaattcatcttcttcttttgtCAAGACCAGAATTTTATGTCCTCTGCCTCTTCTTCAAGTTTTTCGCGAAAATCCCACCAATCCCACTTCCCAAGTTCGGTTTCTTTCCTCCG TGGTCTCTCTGAAACTGCCTGGATACG CATCAAGGAGTAATTTGCTGATGGAGCTGGTCAAAGCAGTTGCAAGCAAAGGGTCTCAAACAGGGCAGAGCATTGCCGTAAGATCTGAACAGAAAAGCTATAGTTACCATCAACTCATATCATCTGCTTGGAGGATTTCTACTCTGTTATGCAATGGTGGTCTGAAAACT GCTGTGGATCTCAAAGGAAATAAGCATCTTGGTGGAATTAGGATAGGCATTGTAGCTAAACCTTGTGCCGAGTTTGTTGCTGGCATACTTGGAACTTGGCTCAGTGGAGGTGTTGCAGTTCCTCTTGCACTTAGCTATCCAGAGGCTGAGCTACTGCATGTTATGAATGATTCT GACGTCTCCATGATTTTGAGTACTGAAGATCATCAGGAAATCTTGAAAGATGTTGCAGCTAAAACTGCAGCTCacttttctcttcttcctccTGTTGTTAGCACATCAACTGAGCTTGATCAGTCACATAACGGAGAGCTGAATGTTATTGAGCGGGTACAGGGAATAGAAAACTTTAGTGAGATCGAAG ATGAGAAACCGGCATTAATACTGTACACTAGTGGCACAACAGGTAAACCAAAAGGAGTTGTTCATACACACGGAAGCATCTTGGCTCAG GTTCAAATGTTGGCAAATGCTTGGGAGTACTCACCTAGTGATCAATTTTTACACTGTTTACCGCTACATCAT GTGCACGGCCTTTTCAATGCTTTGCTTGCTCCTCTATATGCTGGTTCTGTG gtgGAGTTCATGCCAAAATTTAGCGTTAGGGGAATTTGGCAGAGATGGCGGGAATCATATCCAAGAAAAGAGACAAAAGTTGATGATGCTATAACTGTATTTACAGGA GTTCCAACTATGTATACACGATTAATACAAGGTTATGAAGCTATGGATCCTGAGTTACAAGCCATCTCTGCTTTAGCGGCTGGCCAGCTTCGTCTAATG ATGTGTGGCTCCTCTGCACTTCCTCTTCCTATCATGCAGCAGTGGGAAGCCATTACTGGACATCGCCTACTCGAAAGATATGGCATGACTGAG TTTGTCATGGCTATTTCTAATCCCCTAAGAGGTGTAAGGAAAGGTGGAACTGTTGGAAAACCATTGCCAGGTGTGCAG GTCAAGATTCTCGCTGAAGATGGGAGTGATGATGACAAATCAGGGGTGGGTGAACTCTGTGTTAAGAGCCCTTCACTGTTCAAGGGATACTGGAAACTTCCTAAG GTGACTGAGGAATCTTTTATTGATGGGGGGTTTTTCAAGACTGGAGATGCTGTTAGAGTGGATGAAGATGGATATTACATCATTTTGGGAC GTACAAATGCTGATATAATGAAAGCTGGTGGATATAAGTTATCTGCATTGGAAATCGAAGCAGTTCTTTTGGAG CACCCGGTTATCTCAGAATGCTGCGTATTGGGCTTACCGGACAGAGACTATGGAGAGGCTGTGTGTGCAATTGTTGTACCTGATGcagaagtcaaaagaaaaagggaggaaGAGCTTAAGCCTGCCCTTAGCTTAGAGGAATTGTCAACTTGGGCTAAAGAGAAACTTGCTCCATACAAG CTACCTACTCGTTTGTTGCTATGGGAGTCACTACCTCGTAATGCTATGGGAAAG GTGAATAAGAAagatttgaagagaaaattaGCTGCTGATGTACAATAA
- the LOC113742613 gene encoding protein PLANT CADMIUM RESISTANCE 8-like: MIVTLKFKVEATDVAVETDPKQGGEAVVSFPPVAQGGGVSLAPPTFVGSPWSTGLFDCHEDKTNAGMTVCCPCVTFGQIAEVLDAGELTSPVGTFIYLLMMPALCSQWIMGSKYRTKLRTRYGLVEAPYQDVFSHIFCSYCSLCQEFRELRNRDLDPALGWNRILARQQGMKYGYPHATNPPSVQSMSK, encoded by the exons ATGATCGTGACTTTAAAATTTAAAGTGGAAGCCACAGATGTAGCAGTAGAAACTGATCCAAAACAGGGAGGAGAAGCAGTGGTCTCATTTCCTCCAGTAGCACAAGGAGGAGGAGTGTCGCTGGCACCGCCTACTTTCGTAGGAAGCCCATGGAGTACAGGCTTGTTCGACTGCCATGAAGACAAAACAAATG CCGGTATGACTGTATGCTGCCCCTGCGTGACATTTGGTCAGATAGCAGAAGTCCTAGATGCCGGAGAACTGA CTAGTCCTGTGGGCACTTTCATTTACCTCTTGATGATGCCTGCTCTCTGCTCTCAATGGATCATGGGTTCCAAATATAGAACAAAACTGAGAACCAGATATGGTCTAGTTGAAGCCCCTTATCAAGATGTATTTTCTCACATCTTTTGCTCCTATTGTTCACTTTGTCAGGAATTTCGAGAGCTCAGGAACAGGGATCTTGATCCTGCTTTAG GCTGGAATAGAATCCTCGCTCGACAACAAGGAATGAAGTATGGATATCCACATGCAACAAATCCTCCCTCTGTTCAGTCCATGTCCAAGTAA
- the LOC113742615 gene encoding probable CoA ligase CCL8 has protein sequence MSSLNFYQHVHGLFNALLAPLYAGSVVEFMPKFSVGGIWQGWRESYPRKETKVDDAITVFTGGSEKYAAYVPTMYTRLIQGYEAMDPELQGFYNYGTLASREI, from the exons ATGTCTAGCCTTAACTTCTACCAACATGTGCACGGCCTTTTCAATGCTTTGCTTGCTCCTCTATACGCTGGTTCTGTG gtggAGTTCATGCCAAAATTTAGCGTTGGGGGAATTTGGCAGGGATGGCGGGAATCATATCCAAGAAAAGAGACAAAAGTTGATGATGCTATAACTGTATTTACAGGGGGAAGTGAGAAATATGCTGCTTAT GTTCCAACTATGTATACACGATTAATACAAGGTTATGAAGCTATGGATCCTGAGTTACAAGGGTTCTATAATTATGGGACATTAGCTTCAAGAGAAATTTGA
- the LOC113742612 gene encoding protein PLANT CADMIUM RESISTANCE 8-like: MGKVSVYFSFHSEQNLGDQMGKVEATDVAVETDPKQGGEAVVSFPPVAQAGGVSLAPPTFVGSPWSTGLFDCHEDKTNAVMTSCCPCVTFGQIAEVLDAGELTSPVGTFIYLLMMPALCSQWIMGSKYRTKLRTRYGLVEAPYQDVFSHIFCSCCSLCQEFRELRNRDLDPALGWNGILARQQGMQYGYPHATNPPSVQSMSK, encoded by the exons ATGGGAAAAGTTTCGGTATATTTCTCGTTTCATAGTGAGCAGAATTTAGGTGACCAAATGGGAAAAGTGGAAGCCACAGATGTAGCAGTAGAAACTGATCCAAAACAGGGAGGAGAAGCAGTGGTCTCATTTCCTCCGGTAGCACAAGCAGGAGGAGTGTCGCTTGCACCGCCTACTTTCGTAGGAAGCCCATGGAGTACAGGCTTGTTCGACTGCCATGAAGACAAAACAAATG CCGTTATGACTTCATGCTGCCCCTGCGTGACATTTGGTCAGATTGCAGAAGTCCTAGATGCTGGAGAACTGA CTAGTCCTGTGGGCACTTTCATTTACCTCTTGATGATGCCTGCTCTCTGCTCTCAATGGATCATGGGGTCCAAATATAGAACAAAACTGAGAACCAGATATGGTCTAGTTGAAGCACCTTATCAAGATGTATTCTCTCACATCTTCTGCTCCTGTTGTTCACTTTGTCAGGAATTTCGAGAGCTCAGGAACAGGGATCTTGATCCTGCTTTAG GCTGGAATGGAATCCTCGCTCGACAACAAGGAATGCAGTATGGATATCCACATGCAACAAATCCTCCCTCTGTTCAGTCCATGTCCAAGTAA
- the LOC140004247 gene encoding probable plastidic glucose transporter 3 isoform X1, with protein sequence MWGRQRNLYSTYKRISSKERLNGNASEDSLGRSPSGVLKEAGLPSWKRSLPHVLVATLSSFLFGYHLGIVNDTLESISLDLSFRGSTLAEGLVVSTCLGGAFVGSLFSGWTADGVGRRRAFQLCALPMIIGASVSATATTLRGMLLGRLFVGMGMGLGPPVAALYVAEVSPAFVRGTYGSCTQIATCLGLMASFFVGIPSKELMGWWRVCFWVSALPAALLAILMEFCAESPHWLFKRGRMAEAEENTERLFGASHVKYAMAELTKSDRGDEVDTAKFSDLFIGRHVRVVFLGSTLLALQQLSGINAVFYFSSTVFTSAGVPSDIANICVGIVNLSGSIIAMVLMDKMGRKGLLLWSFSGMAISMGFQVIGASSLLSGSVVLYLSVGGMLLFVLTFSLGAGPVPSLLLSEILPARIREKAMAVCMAVHWVINFFVGLLFLRLLEQLGPQILYASFGIFCFVAVVFVRKNIVETKGKTLQEIEMAFLPAD encoded by the exons ATGTGGGGGCGCCAACGCAACTTGTACTCAACTTATAAGCGTATCTCGTCAAAAGAGCGTCTCAACGGCAACGCCTCAGAAGACAGCCTCG GCCGATCACCGAGTGGTGTCTTAAAAGAAGCTGGACTTCCCTCCTGGAAACGTTCCTTGCCTCATGTACTGGTGGCAACTCTCTCATCCTTCCTATTTGGCTATCACCTCGG GATAGTTAATGACACATTAGAAAGCATATCTTTGGACCTCAGCTTCAGAGGAAGTACCCTGGCTGAAG GGTTGGTGGTGAGTACGTGTTTGGGAGGTGCTTTTGTTGGTTCATTATTCAGTGGCTGGACAGCAGATGGGGTTGGGCGTCGCAGGGCATTCCAGTTGTGTGCTTTACCAATGATCATTGGTGCTTCCGTGAG TGCAACCGCAACTACTCTTCGAGGCATGCTTCTTGGAAGGTTATTTGTTGGAATGGGGATGGGTCTTGGGCCTCCTGTAGCAGCTCTTTATGTGGCAGAG GTTTCGCCAGCTTTTGTAAGAGGCACTTATGGGAGCTGCACTCAGATTGCAACATGCCTTGGACTGATGGCCTCTTTCTTTGTTGGGATTCCATCCAAGGAGCTCATGGGTTG GTGGCGAGTCTGCTTTTGGGTCTCTGCCCTTCCTGCTGCATTACTTGCTATTCTAATGGAATTCTGTGCTGAAAGTCCTCATTGGCTATTTAAG AGAGGAAGAATGGCTGAAGCTGAAGAAAACACTGAGAGGCTGTTTGGAGCATCACATGTTAAATATGCAATGGCTGAATTAACAAAGTCAGATAGGGGGGATGAGGTTGATACTGCTAAGTTTTCAGATTTATTTATTGGTCGTCATGTTAGAG TGGTTTTTCTCGGTTCCACACTACTTGCCTTGCAACAATTGTCTGGGATAAATGCTGTATTCTACTTCTCTTCAACTGTCTTTACAAGTGCCGGTGTTCCTTCAGACATTGCGAATATATGTGTAGGAATTGTAAATTTATCAG GCTCAATTATTGCTATGGTTTTGATGGATAAAATGGGAAGGAAGGGGCTTCTACTTTGGAGTTTCTCAGGCATGGCAA TATCCATGGGTTTCCAAGTCATTGGAGCAAGTTCACTTCTGTCAGGCTCTGTAGTGCTTTACCTATCAGTTGGTGGCATGCTTCT GTTTGTGTTGACATTTTCTTTGGGTGCTGGCCCAGTCCCTAGTCTGCTGCTGTCGGAGATACTTCCAGCCCGAATTAGGGAAAAGGCCATGGCTGTCTGTATGGCCGTGCATTGG GtcataaatttttttgttgGTCTGCTGTTTTTGCGGTTACTGGAGCAACTTGGCCCACAAATTCTCTACGCGTCCTTCGGCATCTTTTGCTTTGTCGCAGTAGTCTTTGTGAGGAAAAATATTGTCGAAACAAAAGGGAAGACGCTTCAAGAAATTGAGATGGCATTTCTTCCAGCTGATTAG
- the LOC140004247 gene encoding probable plastidic glucose transporter 3 isoform X2: MWGRQRNLYSTYKRISSKERLNGNASEDSLGRSPSGVLKEAGLPSWKRSLPHVLVATLSSFLFGYHLGIVNDTLESISLDLSFRGSTLAEGLVVSTCLGGAFVGSLFSGWTADGVGRRRAFQLCALPMIIGASVSATATTLRGMLLGRLFVGMGMGLGPPVAALYVAEVSPAFVRGTYGSCTQIATCLGLMASFFVGIPSKELMGWWRVCFWVSALPAALLAILMEFCAESPHWLFKRGRMAEAEENTERLFGASHVKYAMAELTKSDRGDEVDTAKFSDLFIGRHVRVVFLGSTLLALQQLSGINAVFYFSSTVFTSAGVPSDIANICVGIVNLSGSIIAMVLMDKMGRKGLLLWSFSGSIHGFPSHWSKFTSVRLCSALPISWWHASVCVDIFFGCWPSP; encoded by the exons ATGTGGGGGCGCCAACGCAACTTGTACTCAACTTATAAGCGTATCTCGTCAAAAGAGCGTCTCAACGGCAACGCCTCAGAAGACAGCCTCG GCCGATCACCGAGTGGTGTCTTAAAAGAAGCTGGACTTCCCTCCTGGAAACGTTCCTTGCCTCATGTACTGGTGGCAACTCTCTCATCCTTCCTATTTGGCTATCACCTCGG GATAGTTAATGACACATTAGAAAGCATATCTTTGGACCTCAGCTTCAGAGGAAGTACCCTGGCTGAAG GGTTGGTGGTGAGTACGTGTTTGGGAGGTGCTTTTGTTGGTTCATTATTCAGTGGCTGGACAGCAGATGGGGTTGGGCGTCGCAGGGCATTCCAGTTGTGTGCTTTACCAATGATCATTGGTGCTTCCGTGAG TGCAACCGCAACTACTCTTCGAGGCATGCTTCTTGGAAGGTTATTTGTTGGAATGGGGATGGGTCTTGGGCCTCCTGTAGCAGCTCTTTATGTGGCAGAG GTTTCGCCAGCTTTTGTAAGAGGCACTTATGGGAGCTGCACTCAGATTGCAACATGCCTTGGACTGATGGCCTCTTTCTTTGTTGGGATTCCATCCAAGGAGCTCATGGGTTG GTGGCGAGTCTGCTTTTGGGTCTCTGCCCTTCCTGCTGCATTACTTGCTATTCTAATGGAATTCTGTGCTGAAAGTCCTCATTGGCTATTTAAG AGAGGAAGAATGGCTGAAGCTGAAGAAAACACTGAGAGGCTGTTTGGAGCATCACATGTTAAATATGCAATGGCTGAATTAACAAAGTCAGATAGGGGGGATGAGGTTGATACTGCTAAGTTTTCAGATTTATTTATTGGTCGTCATGTTAGAG TGGTTTTTCTCGGTTCCACACTACTTGCCTTGCAACAATTGTCTGGGATAAATGCTGTATTCTACTTCTCTTCAACTGTCTTTACAAGTGCCGGTGTTCCTTCAGACATTGCGAATATATGTGTAGGAATTGTAAATTTATCAG GCTCAATTATTGCTATGGTTTTGATGGATAAAATGGGAAGGAAGGGGCTTCTACTTTGGAGTTTCTCAG GCAGTATCCATGGGTTTCCAAGTCATTGGAGCAAGTTCACTTCTGTCAGGCTCTGTAGTGCTTTACCTATCAGTTGGTGGCATGCTTCT GTTTGTGTTGACATTTTCTTTGGGTGCTGGCCCAGTCCCTAG